A single genomic interval of Rhizobiales bacterium GAS188 harbors:
- a CDS encoding putative spermidine/putrescine transport system ATP-binding protein, which translates to MTAMTIESSTEKAAARKAPSGASVVLDHLDKRFGSVVAVDDLCLTIDPGEFITFLGPSGSGKTTTLMLIAGFEFPTAGEIFIDGAPIVRMPPYRRNIGMVFQNYALFPHMTVAENVGFPLKQRGVDRETIAKRVAEVLETVQLAGYQARFPRQLSGGQQQRIALARAIIFNPRVLLMDEPLSALDKQLREGLQLEIKRLHERLGITFIYVTHDQREALVMSDRIAVMNNGRIEQLGSPGDLYDRPANRFVASFVGESNFLEGRVEGVEQNKLVVSLGAAKVRAIGHAGFDAGAPVVLTVRPEKLLFAESGAASRTTAVNVLPAIVREVTFVGEMHRYVVETEFGAAITLKQQHRFGIKTPALLEAVTIEWSVEDTLVVGAEEISHARKFSQRAEIADEDHGG; encoded by the coding sequence ATGACGGCGATGACGATCGAATCCTCGACCGAGAAGGCAGCGGCTCGCAAGGCCCCGTCCGGCGCATCTGTCGTGCTCGACCATCTCGACAAGCGCTTCGGCAGCGTCGTCGCGGTCGACGATCTTTGCCTCACGATCGACCCGGGCGAGTTCATCACCTTCCTCGGCCCGAGCGGCTCGGGCAAGACGACGACGCTGATGCTGATCGCCGGTTTCGAGTTTCCGACCGCCGGCGAGATCTTCATCGATGGGGCACCGATCGTGCGGATGCCGCCATATCGCCGCAATATCGGGATGGTGTTCCAGAACTACGCGCTCTTCCCGCACATGACGGTCGCGGAGAACGTCGGCTTCCCGCTGAAGCAGCGCGGCGTCGACAGAGAGACAATCGCCAAGCGTGTCGCCGAGGTGCTGGAGACGGTGCAGCTTGCCGGCTACCAGGCGCGATTTCCGCGGCAGCTTTCGGGCGGGCAGCAGCAGCGCATCGCTTTGGCGCGCGCCATCATCTTCAACCCGCGCGTCCTGTTGATGGACGAGCCTTTGAGCGCCTTGGACAAGCAATTGCGCGAAGGGCTGCAGCTCGAGATCAAGCGCCTGCACGAGCGGCTCGGCATCACCTTCATCTATGTGACGCATGACCAGCGCGAGGCGCTCGTCATGTCCGACCGGATCGCCGTCATGAACAACGGACGGATCGAGCAGCTCGGCAGCCCGGGCGATCTCTACGACCGGCCGGCAAATCGCTTCGTCGCGTCTTTTGTCGGCGAGTCGAATTTCCTCGAAGGTCGGGTCGAAGGCGTCGAACAGAACAAGCTCGTCGTCAGCCTCGGCGCTGCGAAGGTGCGAGCAATCGGGCATGCCGGCTTCGACGCCGGCGCACCGGTTGTCCTGACGGTTCGCCCGGAAAAGCTGCTCTTCGCGGAGAGCGGCGCGGCGTCGCGGACGACCGCCGTGAATGTCCTGCCGGCCATCGTCCGCGAAGTGACCTTCGTCGGCGAGATGCACCGCTACGTCGTCGAGACCGAGTTCGGCGCCGCGATCACGCTGAAGCAGCAGCATCGCTTCGGCATCAAGACCCCCGCCTTATTGGAAGCCGTCACCATCGAGTGGTCGGTGGAGGATACGCTTGTCGTCGGGGCCGAAGAGATCAGTCACGCGCGAAAATTCTCCCAGCGAGCGGAAATCGCTGATGAGGATCATGGCGGGTAG
- a CDS encoding Rieske 2Fe-2S family protein produces MTIHAIATAETNAARIADIVRRQPKAHSLDQALYNSPEAFAHDMERLFLRHWILAGHASSAQNPGDWVLCEIADESIIILRGKDMRLRAFVNVCRHRGSRICKGSSGHASVLVCPYHAWSYNLDGTLRAARYMPAEFDKSKFGLRKVHLEVIEGLVFISLAETPLSLDKARAGISAAYGPYGFSSAKVAHRETYHMEANWKLAVENYLECYHCTPSHPEYSRLHALEQPLDRIEGLNAAMESRTCALGVSVASIDHRVGSSTGEASIFTFRYALYDGIKTGGPDGRPVAPLMGAFTDYDGGVTSTHFAPSSFFIAYPDHGVLYRFMPLTPSTCALELVWLVKGDAQEGVDYDLDKLTWLWRVTTQADKRITEDNQKGVNSRFYEPGPYAPVEPNVIRWIEWYLGEVA; encoded by the coding sequence ATGACGATCCACGCCATCGCAACCGCCGAGACGAACGCCGCCCGGATCGCCGATATCGTGCGCCGCCAGCCGAAAGCGCACTCCTTGGACCAGGCGCTCTACAACAGCCCCGAGGCCTTCGCGCATGACATGGAGCGCCTCTTCTTGCGGCACTGGATCCTCGCCGGACACGCGTCGAGCGCTCAAAATCCCGGGGATTGGGTTCTCTGTGAAATCGCCGATGAAAGCATCATCATCTTGCGCGGCAAGGACATGCGGCTCAGGGCCTTCGTCAATGTCTGCCGGCACCGCGGATCGCGGATCTGCAAGGGCTCGTCGGGCCACGCCTCGGTCCTGGTCTGCCCCTATCACGCCTGGAGCTACAATCTCGACGGGACCTTGCGCGCCGCCCGCTACATGCCGGCCGAATTCGACAAGTCGAAATTCGGCCTGCGAAAAGTGCATCTCGAGGTCATCGAAGGGCTCGTCTTCATCTCGCTCGCCGAAACGCCATTGTCGCTGGACAAGGCGCGCGCCGGCATCTCGGCCGCCTACGGCCCCTATGGCTTCAGCAGCGCCAAGGTTGCGCATCGGGAAACCTATCATATGGAGGCGAACTGGAAGCTCGCGGTCGAGAACTATCTCGAATGCTACCATTGCACCCCGTCGCATCCGGAATATTCCAGGCTCCACGCGCTGGAGCAGCCGCTCGACAGGATCGAGGGTCTGAACGCTGCGATGGAGTCGCGCACCTGCGCGCTCGGCGTCAGCGTGGCCTCGATCGACCACCGGGTCGGTTCGTCAACCGGCGAGGCCTCGATCTTCACCTTCCGCTACGCACTTTATGACGGGATCAAGACCGGCGGACCGGACGGCAGGCCGGTGGCGCCGCTGATGGGCGCCTTCACCGACTATGATGGCGGGGTCACCTCGACCCATTTCGCGCCCTCGAGCTTCTTCATCGCCTATCCCGACCACGGAGTCCTCTACCGTTTCATGCCGCTGACGCCGTCGACCTGCGCCCTCGAGCTCGTGTGGCTCGTCAAGGGCGACGCGCAAGAAGGCGTCGATTACGACCTCGACAAACTCACCTGGCTCTGGCGGGTGACGACGCAGGCCGACAAACGGATCACTGAAGACAACCAAAAGGGCGTGAACTCCCGCTTCTATGAGCCGGGCCCCTACGCTCCGGTCGAGCCGAACGTCATCCGCTGGATCGAATGGTACCTTGGAGAAGTGGCCTGA